A genomic region of Caulobacter sp. NIBR2454 contains the following coding sequences:
- a CDS encoding DNA-packaging protein, translating into MIASAAGMSPSERREKLTPRETERLAEAWVTRAHDLQLEPTDAYRTWLFLGGRGAGKTRAGAEWALSKVTAGARLALVGPTLHDVREVMIEGPSGLMTISGERGVRWEASRRRLVWNGGGVAYAFSAEDPDSLRGPQFTHAWADEFCAWKKPDETLAMLRFGLRLGTAPQLMISTTPRPIPALKRLMAEPGAVTSRAPTTINADNLSPDFVADLTALYGGTRLAAQELDGLIVEDLEGALWRTEDLARARGLAPARFERVVVGLDPPVTATGDACGIVVCGLSEGRGFVLADRSVRGLSPLGWAARAAGAAREFDADLIVAEANQGGEMVRSTLEIGGADRPVKLVHASRSKRTRAEPVAALYEQGRVVHCGHFAALEEEMLALGTAAQAGSPDRADALVWALGELMLRRRGAGPRVRVL; encoded by the coding sequence TTGATCGCATCCGCCGCCGGTATGAGCCCGAGCGAGCGGCGGGAGAAGCTGACCCCGCGCGAGACGGAGCGGCTGGCGGAGGCGTGGGTGACGCGGGCGCACGACCTGCAACTGGAGCCGACGGACGCCTACCGCACCTGGCTGTTCCTGGGCGGACGGGGGGCGGGGAAGACCCGGGCGGGGGCGGAGTGGGCGCTGAGCAAGGTGACGGCGGGCGCCCGCCTGGCGCTGGTCGGGCCCACGCTGCATGACGTGCGCGAGGTGATGATCGAGGGGCCTTCGGGCCTGATGACCATCAGCGGCGAGCGCGGGGTGCGGTGGGAGGCGTCGCGGCGGCGGCTGGTGTGGAACGGCGGGGGCGTGGCCTACGCCTTCTCGGCCGAGGACCCCGACAGCCTGCGCGGGCCGCAGTTCACCCATGCCTGGGCCGATGAATTCTGCGCCTGGAAGAAGCCGGACGAGACCCTGGCCATGCTGCGTTTCGGCCTGCGGCTGGGGACGGCGCCGCAACTGATGATTTCGACGACGCCAAGGCCGATCCCGGCCCTAAAGCGCCTGATGGCCGAGCCGGGAGCGGTGACGTCGCGGGCGCCGACGACGATCAACGCCGACAACCTGTCGCCCGATTTCGTGGCCGACCTGACGGCGTTGTACGGCGGCACGCGGCTGGCGGCGCAGGAGCTGGACGGGCTGATCGTCGAGGACCTGGAAGGGGCGCTGTGGCGGACGGAAGACCTGGCGCGGGCGCGCGGCCTGGCGCCGGCGCGGTTCGAGCGGGTGGTCGTCGGGCTGGACCCGCCGGTCACCGCCACGGGCGACGCCTGCGGGATCGTGGTCTGCGGCCTGTCGGAGGGGCGAGGCTTCGTGCTGGCGGACCGGTCGGTGCGGGGGCTGTCGCCCCTGGGCTGGGCCGCGCGGGCGGCGGGCGCGGCGCGGGAGTTCGACGCCGACCTGATCGTGGCCGAGGCCAACCAGGGCGGCGAGATGGTGCGCTCGACCCTGGAGATCGGCGGGGCGGACCGGCCGGTGAAACTGGTCCACGCCAGCCGCAGCAAGCGGACGCGAGCCGAGCCGGTGGCGGCGCTCTATGAGCAGGGGCGGGTGGTCCATTGCGGCCACTTCGCCGCGCTGGAGGAAGAGATGCTGGCCCTGGGCACGGCGGCGCAGGCGGGGAGCCCGGATCGGGCCGATGCGCTGGTCTGGGCGCTGGGGGAGCTGATGCTGCGACGGCGCGGGGCGGGGCCGCGGGTGCGGGTTCTGTAG
- a CDS encoding ParD-like family protein, with protein sequence MQERPVGIVNLENELHEQLRRASKASFRSINGQAAFWIKIGMLCELNPGLTFQELVARELKEAGVEAVDDEVAAA encoded by the coding sequence ATGCAGGAGCGCCCGGTGGGGATCGTCAATCTGGAGAATGAGCTGCATGAGCAGCTGCGCCGGGCGAGCAAGGCGTCGTTCCGGTCGATCAACGGCCAGGCGGCGTTCTGGATCAAGATCGGCATGCTGTGCGAGCTGAATCCGGGCCTGACCTTTCAGGAGCTGGTGGCGCGCGAGCTAAAGGAGGCCGGGGTCGAGGCCGTGGACGATGAGGTCGCGGCGGCATGA
- a CDS encoding HK97 family phage prohead protease, whose translation MSLLIEGYASLFWTADLNDDVAAKGAFVRSLARTGAEGVKMLHQHDVAEPVGVWEHIAEDERGLFVRGRVLETTPRGRLVGSLVRAGALDGLSIGFRTIKARKDERLRVLSEVELWEVSLVTFPMLPGARLSLAGSGANI comes from the coding sequence ATGAGCCTGCTGATCGAAGGCTATGCGTCGCTGTTCTGGACGGCGGACCTGAACGACGACGTGGCGGCCAAGGGGGCGTTCGTGCGGTCGCTGGCGCGGACCGGGGCCGAAGGGGTCAAGATGCTGCATCAGCATGACGTGGCCGAGCCGGTGGGTGTGTGGGAGCACATCGCCGAGGACGAACGCGGGCTGTTCGTGCGCGGCCGGGTGCTGGAGACCACGCCGCGCGGGCGGCTGGTCGGCTCGCTGGTGCGGGCCGGGGCGCTGGACGGGCTGTCCATCGGCTTTCGCACCATCAAGGCGAGGAAGGATGAGCGCCTACGGGTGCTGAGCGAGGTGGAGCTGTGGGAGGTGTCGCTGGTGACGTTTCCGATGCTGCCCGGGGCGCGGTTGTCGCTTGCCGGTTCGGGCGCGAACATATAA
- a CDS encoding phage portal protein has translation MTFLRRPFGRRRVTAPEIKDSQARRLIALTTAGKPQWTPRDYEALAREGFAKNPVAYRCVRMIAEAAASVPLAVFAKGTKVGDDHPLRKLLDRPNPEQGGPDLMEAFFGGLQIAGNAYLEAGEGAKELYALRPDRMTVIPGRQGWPEAYEYAAGGRKTRIGRAADGWLPVLHLKLFNPADDYYGASPLEAAAFAIDVHNASGAWNKALLDNAARPSGALVYAGREAGDRLSQEQFDQLKAELSDAHTGAAAAGRPLLLEGGLDWKPMSLSPAEMDFIGGKHAAAREIALAFGVPPQLLGIPGDATYANYREANGAFWRQTVLPLAERAARAMTGWLEARFEGCVIACDLEKIPALTAEREALWARLAGASFLTDEERREMAGVDRG, from the coding sequence ATGACCTTCCTGCGACGGCCCTTCGGCCGGCGGCGCGTCACTGCGCCTGAGATCAAGGACAGCCAGGCGCGGCGGCTGATCGCCCTGACCACGGCGGGCAAGCCGCAGTGGACGCCGCGCGACTATGAAGCCCTGGCGCGGGAGGGGTTCGCCAAGAACCCGGTGGCCTATCGCTGTGTGCGGATGATCGCCGAAGCCGCGGCGAGCGTGCCGCTGGCGGTGTTCGCCAAGGGGACCAAGGTCGGGGACGACCATCCCTTGCGCAAGCTGCTGGACCGGCCCAATCCCGAGCAGGGCGGGCCGGACCTGATGGAGGCGTTCTTCGGGGGTCTGCAGATCGCGGGCAACGCCTATCTGGAGGCGGGAGAGGGGGCCAAGGAGCTGTACGCTCTGCGCCCCGACCGGATGACGGTGATCCCGGGGCGGCAGGGCTGGCCCGAGGCGTATGAGTATGCCGCGGGCGGGCGCAAGACGCGGATCGGGCGGGCGGCGGATGGCTGGCTGCCGGTGCTGCATCTGAAGCTGTTCAATCCGGCGGATGACTATTACGGGGCCTCGCCCCTGGAGGCGGCGGCCTTCGCCATCGACGTTCACAACGCGTCGGGAGCCTGGAACAAGGCGCTGCTGGATAATGCGGCGCGGCCGAGCGGGGCGCTGGTCTATGCCGGGCGCGAGGCGGGCGACCGGCTGAGCCAAGAGCAGTTCGACCAGCTCAAGGCCGAGCTGTCGGACGCCCATACCGGGGCCGCGGCGGCGGGGCGGCCGCTGCTGCTGGAGGGCGGGCTGGACTGGAAACCCATGTCGCTGAGCCCGGCGGAGATGGACTTCATCGGCGGCAAGCACGCCGCGGCGCGGGAGATCGCCCTGGCGTTCGGGGTTCCGCCGCAACTGCTGGGGATTCCGGGGGACGCGACCTACGCCAACTATCGCGAGGCCAACGGGGCGTTCTGGCGACAGACGGTGCTGCCCCTGGCGGAGCGCGCGGCGCGGGCCATGACCGGGTGGCTGGAGGCGCGGTTCGAGGGCTGCGTCATCGCCTGCGACCTGGAGAAGATCCCGGCCCTGACCGCCGAGCGCGAGGCGCTGTGGGCGCGGCTGGCGGGCGCGAGCTTCCTCACCGACGAGGAGCGGCGCGAGATGGCGGGGGTGGATCGTGGCTGA
- the map gene encoding type I methionyl aminopeptidase has translation MTKTPAEVELMAESGRLLASVFTHLDGLPLAGMSTMQVNDLVEAFIVERLGARPASKGQYDYGFVLNSSRNAVVCHGVPSADEILRDGDIVNFDITLEKNGFIADSSKTYLIGEVAAPARRLVQTTYEAMWKGIRAVRPGARLGDVGHAIERHAKRAGYSVVREYCGHGIGREMHEAPQVLHFGKPGTGLKLREGMVFTIEPMLNQGRRTVRTEDDGWTVVTTDNKLSAQFEHTVAVTADGVRVLTLRADEGRVA, from the coding sequence ATGACCAAGACGCCGGCCGAGGTCGAGCTGATGGCGGAGTCGGGGCGGCTGCTCGCCTCGGTTTTCACGCACCTGGACGGGCTGCCGCTGGCGGGGATGAGCACGATGCAGGTCAACGACTTGGTCGAGGCGTTCATTGTCGAGCGGCTGGGCGCGCGGCCGGCCAGCAAGGGGCAGTATGACTATGGCTTCGTGCTGAACAGCTCGCGCAACGCGGTGGTCTGCCACGGCGTGCCGTCGGCGGACGAGATCCTGCGGGACGGCGACATCGTCAATTTCGACATCACCCTGGAGAAGAACGGCTTCATCGCCGACTCCAGCAAGACCTATCTGATCGGCGAGGTGGCGGCGCCGGCGCGGCGGCTGGTGCAGACCACCTATGAGGCCATGTGGAAGGGCATCCGGGCGGTGCGGCCGGGCGCGAGGCTGGGCGATGTGGGCCACGCCATCGAGCGGCACGCCAAGCGGGCGGGCTATTCGGTGGTGCGCGAATACTGCGGCCACGGCATCGGGCGCGAGATGCACGAGGCGCCGCAGGTGCTGCATTTCGGCAAGCCGGGCACGGGCCTGAAGCTGCGCGAGGGGATGGTCTTCACCATCGAGCCGATGCTGAACCAGGGCCGCCGGACGGTGCGCACCGAGGACGACGGCTGGACCGTGGTGACCACGGACAACAAGCTGTCGGCGCAGTTCGAACACACGGTGGCGGTGACCGCAGACGGGGTGCGGGTGCTGACCCTCCGCGCGGATGAGGGGCGCGTAGCCTGA